A region of the Flintibacter sp. KGMB00164 genome:
TCTTCCGGGCTCTGTCCTCCTGGATCGGCTTTGAGACCACCCAGGTGGAGTTTGAGGTGCAGCCCCGGGCGGCGGGGGAGTCCAAGTGGTCTATCCGTTCCCTGGTGCGCTACGCCATTACCAACCTGGCCGCCTTCTCCACCGCGCCCCTGCAGATCGTCACCTTCCTGGGCGTACTGGTGTTTTTGTGCTCCCTGGTGCTGGGCGGCTGGTCCCTGTGGCAGAAGATCAGCGGACAGGCCCTGGAGGGCTTTACCACGGTCATTCTGCTCCTGCTGCTCATTGGAAGCATTCTGATGATCTGCCTGGGCATCATCGGCTATTACATCGCCAAGATCTACGAGGAGATCAAGGATCGGCCCCGGTTCATTATCTCTCAGGAGTGCGGAGGCAAGCAGGATGACCGATAAGCTGAAAAAAATCTTTGATCCCACCTTCTTCCGCTTTATCGTGGTGGGCGTCATCAACACCCTGGTGGGCTACGGGGTGATGTTCGGCCTGTACAATCTGGCCGGACTGCACACCTGGGGAGACGCAGGCTACTGGATCTCCTCGGCGGCCAACTACATTATCGGCAGCATCGTCAGCTTCTTCCTCAATAAACACTTCACCTTCCGCAACCA
Encoded here:
- a CDS encoding GtrA family protein; protein product: MTDKLKKIFDPTFFRFIVVGVINTLVGYGVMFGLYNLAGLHTWGDAGYWISSAANYIIGSIVSFFLNKHFTFRNQEKGAGVVLRFVVNISVCWLLAYGLAKPAVAWVLSGWGLSEQLQGNLTMLAGSGLFVILNYFGQRFFAFKQR